From Bacillus basilensis, a single genomic window includes:
- a CDS encoding flagellar motor switch protein — translation MPEQHTKGDTSTIVLEKENEHLTPQECDILGEIANISFGSASTVLSTILNRQVSITAPRIELVDLYDSSDVEVPHVVLNIHFTKGLDMENLLVLKQDVALSIADLMMMGTGEVEDGKELGELELSAVQEAMNQMMGFAATSMSEFFQDTVDMSPPTIKVVKLSEEMEKISEIDGNQTIVKVSFDLKIDNLVNSKLVQIVSVEHAKQMVNKLMQLSGGVEEKDEPAEVVETEIVEEQVEKEHLTQEEKDVLGEIANISIGSASTVLSTLLNQPVTISTPNVESINVRHYDGVPVPFVILNVDFVEGLKNENVFVFTKDVALTMVDLMMMGTGEVDPEKELSELELSGIKEIMNQMMGHAATAMSEMFQEKMDMTPPNVKFVTLKEEMEYLGESMKVDELVQITFNLEIGDLLQSKMYQILPISEAKEMVRRLLYPMVEEEEEIVTEEIEEEKIVEPVVQPIEFKEVKQMEPVYMDTSILQNVEMNVKFVFGSTVKTIQDILSLQENEAVVLDEDIDEPIRIYVNDVLVAYGELVNVDGFFGVKVTKSL, via the coding sequence ATGCCTGAGCAACACACAAAAGGGGATACGAGCACAATTGTGCTAGAAAAAGAAAATGAGCATTTAACGCCTCAAGAATGCGATATTCTTGGCGAAATTGCAAATATATCATTTGGTTCAGCTTCGACTGTATTATCAACAATCTTAAATAGGCAAGTAAGCATTACTGCTCCTCGCATAGAATTGGTAGATTTATATGATTCAAGCGACGTCGAAGTTCCACACGTTGTATTAAACATTCATTTTACAAAAGGATTAGATATGGAAAACCTTCTTGTCCTTAAGCAAGATGTTGCATTATCCATTGCTGATTTAATGATGATGGGAACAGGTGAAGTGGAAGATGGAAAAGAACTTGGTGAATTAGAGCTAAGTGCTGTACAAGAAGCGATGAATCAAATGATGGGGTTCGCAGCTACATCTATGTCAGAATTCTTTCAAGATACAGTAGATATGTCTCCGCCGACAATTAAAGTTGTAAAGTTATCAGAAGAAATGGAGAAAATTTCTGAGATTGATGGGAATCAAACGATTGTTAAAGTATCGTTTGATTTAAAGATAGATAATCTTGTAAACTCTAAACTTGTGCAAATTGTTTCAGTTGAACATGCGAAACAAATGGTAAATAAATTAATGCAATTATCTGGTGGAGTAGAAGAAAAAGATGAGCCAGCAGAAGTAGTGGAAACTGAGATTGTAGAAGAACAAGTTGAAAAAGAGCATTTAACTCAAGAAGAGAAAGATGTCCTTGGTGAAATTGCAAATATTTCAATTGGTTCCGCTTCAACAGTATTGTCAACACTATTAAATCAGCCAGTTACAATTAGTACGCCCAATGTAGAATCAATCAATGTTCGTCATTATGACGGAGTACCAGTCCCGTTTGTTATTTTAAATGTTGATTTTGTTGAAGGACTAAAGAATGAGAATGTATTCGTATTTACGAAAGATGTCGCTTTAACAATGGTAGATTTAATGATGATGGGAACAGGGGAAGTTGATCCAGAGAAGGAGCTTAGTGAATTAGAACTGAGCGGTATTAAAGAAATCATGAACCAAATGATGGGGCATGCTGCAACGGCGATGTCAGAAATGTTTCAAGAAAAAATGGACATGACACCGCCAAATGTTAAATTCGTAACGTTAAAAGAAGAAATGGAATATTTGGGAGAGTCAATGAAAGTGGACGAACTCGTTCAAATTACGTTTAACCTTGAAATTGGCGACCTGCTTCAATCGAAAATGTATCAAATTTTACCGATTTCAGAAGCGAAAGAAATGGTAAGAAGACTTCTATATCCAATGGTGGAAGAGGAAGAAGAGATTGTTACGGAAGAAATTGAAGAAGAAAAAATTGTAGAACCTGTTGTGCAACCTATTGAATTTAAAGAAGTAAAACAAATGGAACCAGTATACATGGACACATCCATCTTACAAAATGTAGAAATGAATGTGAAATTTGTATTTGGAAGCACAGTGAAAACAATTCAAGATATTTTAAGTTTACAAGAGAATGAAGCGGTTGTACTAGATGAGGATATTGACGAGCCAATTCGTATTTATGTAAATGATGTATTGGTGGCGTATGGTGAACTTGTAAATGTAGATGGGTTTTTCGGAGTAAAAGTGACGAAATCGCTATAA